The following proteins come from a genomic window of Streptomyces sp. Sge12:
- the hppD gene encoding 4-hydroxyphenylpyruvate dioxygenase: MTESLANLETTPHTAREADPFPVKGMDAVVFAVGNAKQAAHYYSTAFGMKLVAYSGPETGSRETASYVLTNGSARFVLTSVIKATTDHGRFLDEHVAEHGDGVIDLAIEVPDVRAAYAYAVEQGARGLDEPYEVKDEHGTVVLAAIATYGQTRHTLVERGEYTGPYLPGYVAAAPMVEPPAKRTFQAIDHCVGNVELGRMNEWVAFYNKVMGFTNMKEFVGDDIATEYSALMSKVVADGTKKVKFPINEPAIAKKKSQIDEYLEFYNGPGVQHIALASNDIVSTVRTMRAAGVQFLSVPDTYYDTLGEWVGDTRVPIDELRELKILADRDEDGYLLQIFTKPVQDRPTVFFEIIERHGSMGFGKGNFKALFEAIEREQDKRGNL, translated from the coding sequence TGGACGCGGTCGTCTTCGCCGTCGGCAACGCCAAGCAGGCCGCGCACTACTACTCGACCGCCTTCGGCATGAAGCTCGTGGCCTACTCCGGACCGGAGACCGGCTCGCGCGAGACGGCCAGCTACGTCCTGACCAACGGCTCCGCCCGCTTCGTGCTGACCTCGGTCATCAAGGCGACGACCGACCACGGCCGCTTCCTCGACGAGCACGTGGCCGAGCACGGCGACGGCGTGATCGACCTCGCCATCGAGGTCCCGGACGTCCGCGCGGCCTACGCGTACGCCGTCGAGCAGGGCGCCCGCGGTCTGGACGAGCCGTACGAGGTCAAGGACGAGCACGGCACGGTCGTACTGGCCGCCATCGCGACCTACGGCCAGACCCGCCACACGCTGGTCGAGCGCGGCGAGTACACCGGCCCGTACCTGCCCGGCTACGTGGCCGCCGCCCCCATGGTCGAGCCCCCGGCCAAGCGCACCTTCCAGGCCATCGACCACTGCGTCGGCAACGTCGAGCTCGGCCGGATGAACGAGTGGGTCGCGTTCTACAACAAGGTCATGGGCTTCACGAACATGAAGGAGTTCGTGGGCGACGACATCGCGACCGAGTACTCGGCGCTGATGTCCAAGGTCGTCGCGGACGGCACCAAGAAGGTCAAGTTCCCGATCAACGAGCCGGCGATCGCGAAGAAGAAGTCGCAGATCGACGAGTACCTGGAGTTCTACAACGGCCCCGGTGTCCAGCACATCGCGCTGGCCTCGAACGACATCGTCTCCACGGTCCGCACCATGCGTGCGGCGGGCGTCCAGTTCCTGTCCGTCCCGGACACCTACTACGACACCCTCGGCGAGTGGGTCGGCGACACCCGCGTGCCGATCGACGAGCTGCGCGAGCTGAAGATCCTCGCGGACCGCGACGAGGACGGCTACCTGCTGCAGATCTTCACCAAGCCGGTGCAGGACCGCCCGACGGTCTTCTTCGAGATCATCGAGCGGCACGGCTCCATGGGCTTCGGCAAGGGCAACTTCAAGGCCCTGTTCGAGGCGATCGAGCGCGAGCAGGACAAGCGCGGCAACCTCTAG
- a CDS encoding tetratricopeptide repeat protein, with product MDRIDEESQTPAPPVTFTGRKTLVAAAVAVVLIAGALLIRPARTDDDARPPRPSERAASAVGMGAPAAVVDLKALVADREKWLSAHPDDEASWAVLGSAYLEQARRTADSGWYPRAEQALKRSLELRPAEKGNFDAMTAMGALANARRDFGTARKWGELVRAQAPKRWTAYPVLVDAYTGLGDYKGAQKAMELLLEMRPGLVAYVRAAQVYRDRGWREDAVVAMEHAAGAAKAPAEKAYALFRLGELSWERGDPAEALRQYEGALRTDPAQAEALGGRARALAALGRGGEAVRDYRMALGRTPVPELARELGELLESLGRGQEARAQYGTLASMATRDSRNGVDADVVLGLYEADHGDAAAAVRRLSEEWSRNKSVQVADALGWALHRAGEDEAALEYAKKATEPGLRSAEFAFHRAMIERGLGDQEAARRHLEEAVRTNPYFSPLRGPLAKETLAAIAAPPPGGPENIRPTAPWVEPELPKAAKPKPTPSGR from the coding sequence ATGGACCGTATCGACGAGGAATCGCAGACCCCGGCGCCGCCCGTGACCTTCACCGGCCGCAAGACGCTCGTGGCGGCCGCGGTCGCCGTGGTCCTGATCGCCGGGGCCCTGCTGATCCGGCCCGCCAGGACCGATGACGACGCCCGACCGCCCCGGCCGAGCGAGCGCGCCGCCTCCGCGGTGGGGATGGGCGCGCCCGCGGCGGTGGTGGATCTGAAGGCGCTGGTGGCGGACCGGGAGAAGTGGCTCAGCGCGCATCCGGACGACGAGGCCTCCTGGGCCGTCCTCGGTTCCGCCTACCTAGAACAGGCGCGGCGCACGGCCGATTCGGGCTGGTACCCGAGGGCGGAACAGGCCCTGAAACGGTCGTTGGAGCTCCGGCCGGCCGAGAAGGGCAACTTCGACGCGATGACGGCCATGGGCGCGCTGGCCAACGCCCGGCGGGACTTCGGGACGGCCCGCAAGTGGGGCGAGCTCGTACGGGCGCAGGCGCCCAAGCGGTGGACGGCGTACCCGGTGCTGGTGGACGCGTACACCGGGCTCGGCGACTACAAGGGCGCGCAGAAGGCGATGGAGCTGCTGCTGGAGATGCGGCCGGGCCTGGTCGCCTACGTCAGGGCCGCGCAGGTCTACCGGGACCGCGGCTGGCGCGAGGACGCGGTGGTGGCGATGGAGCACGCGGCGGGCGCGGCGAAGGCCCCGGCGGAGAAGGCGTACGCGCTGTTCCGGCTCGGGGAGCTGTCCTGGGAGCGGGGCGACCCGGCGGAGGCCCTGCGGCAGTACGAGGGCGCGCTGCGTACGGATCCGGCGCAGGCGGAGGCGCTGGGCGGGCGGGCGCGCGCGCTGGCGGCGCTGGGGCGCGGCGGCGAGGCGGTGCGGGACTACCGGATGGCGCTGGGACGCACCCCGGTGCCGGAGCTGGCGCGGGAGCTGGGCGAGCTGCTGGAGTCGCTGGGCCGGGGGCAGGAGGCGCGCGCCCAGTACGGGACGCTGGCCTCGATGGCGACCCGGGACAGCCGCAACGGGGTGGACGCCGATGTGGTCCTCGGCCTGTACGAGGCGGACCACGGCGATGCGGCGGCGGCGGTCCGGCGGCTGTCGGAGGAGTGGTCGCGGAACAAGAGCGTGCAGGTCGCGGACGCGCTGGGCTGGGCCCTGCACCGGGCCGGCGAGGACGAGGCGGCGCTGGAGTACGCGAAGAAGGCCACGGAACCGGGCCTGCGGAGCGCTGAGTTCGCCTTCCACCGGGCGATGATCGAGCGGGGCCTCGGCGACCAGGAGGCGGCCCGGCGGCATCTGGAGGAGGCCGTGCGGACGAACCCGTACTTCTCGCCGCTGCGCGGGCCGCTGGCGAAGGAGACCCTGGCGGCGATCGCCGCTCCGCCGCCGGGTGGGCCGGAGAACATCCGGCCGACGGCCCCGTGGGTGGAACCGGAGCTGCCGAAGGCTGCGAAGCCGAAACCGACTCCGTCGGGGCGCTGA
- a CDS encoding FAD-binding oxidoreductase — protein MDDDLFARLRAGLLEGLPAEALLTDPQVTTSYATDMASFCAAGTPAAVVLPRTVEQVQHVLRTATALRIPVVPQGARTGLSGGANASDGCIVLSLVKMDRILEISAVDRIAVVEPGVVNAVLSREVARQGLYYPPDPSSWEQCTIGGNIGTASGGLCCVKYGVTAEYVLGLDVVLPDGRLLRTGRRTAKGVAGYDLTRLFVGSEGSLGVVVQAVLALRPAPPRQLALAAEFPSVAAACEAVCAVMEAGLTPSLLELMDRTTVHAVNRLGRMGLPEDTEALLLAAFDTPHAPEDLAAVGELCTAAGATSVVPAEDEAETELLLQARRMAFPALEALRPATMIDDVCVPRSRLGEMLDGTAAIARAQNLLIGVCAHAGDGNTHPIVCFDPADEDETRRARESFGEIMALGLSLGGTITGEHGVGVLKKEWLARELGPVGLEMQRAVKQAFDPLGLLNPGKLF, from the coding sequence ATGGATGACGATCTCTTCGCACGTCTGCGGGCCGGCCTGCTCGAGGGGCTCCCCGCCGAGGCCCTGCTCACCGATCCCCAGGTGACCACCTCCTACGCCACCGACATGGCCAGCTTCTGCGCCGCCGGCACCCCGGCCGCCGTCGTCCTGCCCCGGACCGTGGAACAGGTCCAGCACGTCCTGCGCACCGCCACCGCCCTACGGATCCCCGTGGTCCCGCAGGGCGCCCGGACGGGCCTGTCGGGCGGCGCCAACGCCTCCGACGGCTGCATCGTGCTCTCGCTCGTCAAGATGGACCGGATCCTGGAGATCAGTGCCGTCGACCGGATCGCGGTGGTCGAGCCGGGCGTCGTGAACGCCGTGCTCTCGCGGGAGGTCGCCCGCCAGGGCCTGTACTACCCGCCCGACCCCTCCAGCTGGGAGCAGTGCACCATCGGCGGCAACATCGGCACCGCCTCCGGCGGCCTGTGCTGCGTCAAGTACGGGGTCACCGCCGAGTACGTGCTCGGCCTCGACGTGGTCCTGCCCGACGGGCGGCTGCTGCGCACGGGCCGGCGTACCGCCAAGGGCGTGGCCGGCTATGACCTCACCCGGCTCTTCGTGGGCTCCGAGGGCAGCCTGGGCGTGGTCGTCCAGGCCGTCCTCGCCCTGCGCCCGGCGCCGCCCCGGCAGCTGGCGCTGGCCGCCGAGTTCCCCTCCGTCGCGGCCGCCTGCGAGGCCGTGTGCGCCGTGATGGAGGCGGGCCTGACCCCCTCGCTGCTGGAGCTGATGGACCGTACGACCGTCCACGCCGTCAACCGGCTCGGCAGGATGGGGCTCCCGGAGGACACCGAAGCCCTGCTGCTGGCCGCCTTCGACACCCCGCACGCCCCCGAGGACCTCGCGGCCGTCGGGGAGCTGTGCACGGCCGCCGGCGCCACCTCCGTCGTGCCCGCCGAGGACGAGGCGGAGACCGAACTGCTGCTCCAGGCCCGACGGATGGCCTTCCCCGCGCTGGAGGCGCTGCGGCCCGCGACGATGATCGACGACGTGTGCGTACCGCGCTCGCGGCTCGGCGAGATGCTGGACGGGACGGCCGCCATCGCCCGCGCCCAGAACCTGCTCATCGGGGTCTGCGCGCACGCCGGGGACGGCAACACCCACCCGATCGTCTGCTTCGACCCCGCGGACGAGGACGAGACGCGGCGGGCCCGCGAGTCCTTCGGCGAGATCATGGCGCTCGGCCTCTCCCTGGGCGGGACCATCACCGGCGAGCACGGCGTCGGCGTGCTGAAGAAGGAGTGGCTGGCCCGCGAACTCGGCCCGGTGGGGCTGGAGATGCAGCGGGCCGTCAAGCAGGCCTTCGACCCCCTGGGGCTGCTCAATCCGGGCAAGCTCTTCTGA
- a CDS encoding SsgA family sporulation/cell division regulator, which produces MHHPVIERELELKLVLSPERSIPVPARLLYLTDDPYAVHITFHTGSHTPVDWTFARELLVEGVFRPCGHGDVRIWPTKVDNRAVLCMALTSPDGDALLEAPATSVSAWLERTLRVVPPGTESERLGLDAALAELLTPTPADDLWLRDPWPSDESADGEL; this is translated from the coding sequence ATGCACCACCCCGTCATCGAGCGCGAGCTGGAACTGAAGCTGGTCCTGTCCCCCGAGCGCAGCATCCCCGTCCCCGCGCGGCTCCTCTACCTCACGGACGACCCGTACGCCGTGCACATCACCTTCCACACCGGCTCCCATACGCCCGTGGACTGGACCTTCGCCCGCGAGCTGCTCGTCGAGGGCGTGTTCCGCCCCTGCGGCCACGGAGACGTCCGGATCTGGCCCACCAAGGTCGACAACAGGGCCGTGCTCTGCATGGCGCTCACCTCCCCCGACGGCGACGCCCTCCTGGAGGCGCCCGCGACGTCCGTGTCGGCCTGGCTGGAGCGCACCCTGCGCGTCGTCCCGCCCGGCACCGAGTCCGAACGGCTGGGCCTGGACGCCGCGCTGGCCGAGCTGCTCACCCCGACCCCGGCCGACGACCTGTGGCTGCGCGACCCGTGGCCGTCGGACGAGTCGGCGGACGGGGAGCTGTGA
- a CDS encoding RDD family protein, whose protein sequence is MTASPGDGEHAAREGYYPDPSIPGYIRYWNGAAWVPGTSRPAPQSAPAAQAAPLAAPAAPAARGGHVPRADETGPVFLDETSMTEALPEPAPAPAPAHVPAPAPAPVAEAAAEPVVWQADPVHQAGFGGPRDHRVSWGSAPDPEPEPEREPEAHPEPVPEPSPRSAGISLARTAAAAAAPAEAPTRRPEQASAGILSVRSPAAQNPAPAPARASAPASAPAPQWPDAPGAGGSGLTSSWPEAAAAAPAPTPAPTPAPAPARPRPAAPSPAPTPETPAADRPEVWAPRPAGVRPRIAAEPRPRTPEPRGPEEARPGDSGSRPAGARTPREVFERMAERAVRPAGLVRRAVARVLDSLVLAAVAAAVARPLLPGATAHIEAKVDAARVSGRTTTVWLLDATIAGRLGLVLGAVLLFGILYEALPTARWGRTPGKKLLGVRVLATATLRPPTFGAALRRWLVYALLGLPGSLWCLVDRPRRQAWHDKAAGTYVAR, encoded by the coding sequence ATGACGGCCTCCCCTGGTGACGGCGAGCACGCGGCCCGCGAGGGCTACTACCCGGATCCGTCCATCCCGGGGTACATCCGCTACTGGAACGGCGCGGCCTGGGTTCCGGGCACGAGCCGTCCTGCCCCGCAGTCGGCCCCCGCCGCGCAGGCCGCTCCCCTCGCCGCGCCGGCCGCCCCCGCGGCCCGCGGCGGGCACGTTCCGCGCGCCGACGAGACCGGTCCGGTGTTCCTGGACGAGACCTCCATGACCGAGGCGCTTCCGGAGCCCGCACCCGCGCCCGCTCCCGCCCATGTCCCCGCACCCGCCCCCGCGCCCGTTGCCGAGGCGGCCGCGGAGCCCGTGGTGTGGCAGGCCGACCCCGTGCACCAGGCCGGCTTCGGCGGGCCCCGGGACCACCGGGTGTCGTGGGGCAGCGCGCCGGATCCGGAACCCGAACCGGAACGCGAACCGGAAGCCCATCCGGAACCGGTCCCGGAACCCTCCCCGCGGTCGGCGGGCATCTCGCTGGCCCGTACGGCGGCCGCTGCGGCCGCCCCCGCCGAGGCGCCCACGAGACGGCCCGAGCAGGCCTCCGCGGGGATCCTGTCGGTGCGCTCCCCGGCCGCCCAGAACCCGGCCCCCGCCCCGGCCCGTGCTTCGGCCCCGGCTTCGGCCCCGGCCCCGCAGTGGCCCGACGCCCCCGGAGCCGGCGGGTCCGGGCTCACCTCCTCCTGGCCCGAGGCTGCCGCCGCAGCCCCCGCCCCCACGCCCGCGCCTACGCCCGCCCCCGCGCCGGCCCGGCCCCGCCCGGCAGCGCCGTCTCCCGCGCCCACCCCCGAAACCCCGGCCGCCGACCGGCCCGAGGTGTGGGCGCCGCGCCCCGCCGGAGTGCGCCCGAGGATCGCCGCGGAGCCCCGGCCGCGTACGCCCGAGCCGCGCGGGCCCGAGGAGGCCCGCCCGGGCGACTCCGGCTCCCGGCCCGCGGGGGCCCGTACGCCCCGGGAAGTGTTCGAGCGCATGGCCGAACGGGCCGTGCGCCCCGCCGGGCTGGTGCGCCGCGCCGTGGCCCGCGTGCTGGACTCCCTCGTCCTGGCCGCCGTCGCGGCCGCGGTCGCCCGGCCCCTGCTGCCCGGAGCCACCGCCCACATCGAGGCCAAGGTCGACGCCGCCCGGGTGAGCGGCCGCACCACCACCGTCTGGCTCCTCGACGCCACCATCGCCGGCCGGCTGGGCCTGGTCCTCGGCGCGGTCCTCCTCTTCGGGATCCTGTACGAGGCGCTGCCCACCGCCCGTTGGGGCCGCACCCCGGGCAAGAAGCTGCTGGGCGTCCGGGTCCTGGCCACCGCCACCCTGCGCCCGCCCACCTTCGGTGCGGCCCTGCGCCGCTGGCTGGTGTACGCCCTCCTGGGCCTTCCCGGCAGCCTCTGGTGCCTCGTGGACCGCCCGCGCCGCCAGGCCTGGCACGACAAGGCGGCAGGGACGTACGTGGCCCGCTGA
- a CDS encoding RDD family protein codes for MSTDQPPPGQPPEDDPFLKKPQEPTPPSGGSPYGSPPPPGSGGPPPPPPGGPGGGGGYPPPPPPYGGGDPYGGSGGYGMPDPLAGMPPLADFGKRLLARIIDVLIIAIPLALIQLAFGTNRYRFNTDQGEDVSEVVTRSYSGSGLIMTLISIVAYVGYDWWFTKKSGQTVGKKAMGLRVAMLNDGSVPGSSASLTRAAVLWLPTLLCCACLWPIALIVSILVDKPYKQGLHDKVAKTVVVRATT; via the coding sequence ATGAGTACCGACCAGCCGCCGCCGGGCCAGCCGCCCGAGGACGACCCGTTCCTCAAGAAGCCCCAGGAACCGACGCCTCCGTCGGGCGGTTCGCCGTACGGCTCGCCGCCGCCCCCCGGAAGCGGTGGTCCGCCGCCGCCCCCGCCCGGAGGCCCGGGCGGCGGCGGGGGCTACCCGCCACCGCCGCCCCCGTACGGCGGCGGGGACCCGTACGGCGGGAGCGGCGGCTACGGCATGCCCGACCCGCTCGCCGGGATGCCCCCGCTCGCCGACTTCGGCAAGCGGCTCCTCGCGCGCATCATCGACGTCCTGATCATCGCCATCCCGCTGGCACTCATCCAGCTGGCCTTCGGCACCAACCGCTACCGGTTCAACACGGACCAGGGCGAGGACGTCAGCGAGGTCGTCACCAGGTCCTACAGCGGCAGCGGCCTGATCATGACCCTGATCTCGATCGTCGCGTACGTCGGCTACGACTGGTGGTTCACCAAGAAGAGCGGCCAGACGGTCGGCAAGAAGGCCATGGGCCTGCGCGTCGCGATGCTCAACGACGGCAGCGTGCCGGGCTCCAGTGCCTCGCTGACCCGGGCCGCGGTCCTCTGGCTGCCGACGCTGCTGTGCTGCGCCTGCCTGTGGCCGATCGCGCTGATCGTCTCGATCCTGGTCGACAAGCCGTACAAGCAGGGCCTGCACGACAAGGTGGCCAAGACGGTCGTGGTCCGGGCCACCACCTAG